Proteins found in one Candidatus Tisiphia endosymbiont of Beris chalybata genomic segment:
- the nuoD gene encoding NADH dehydrogenase (quinone) subunit D, with protein sequence MINTNKNISSFPSNRLQDTNHNELSAEVKQEGDKKSNITLNFGPQHPAAHGVLRLILEMDGEVINKADPHIGLLHRGTEKLIEHKTYLQAIPYFDRLDYVSPMCQEHAFALAVETLLNCEVPRRAQFIRVMFSELTRILNHILNITTLALDVGATTPLLWLFEEREKIMEFYERVSGSRMHSNYFRPGGVAQDLPDGILEDINNFINQFSKKLQDVESLLTNNRIWKQRLVDIGVVSQKEAMDWGFSGPLLRASGIAWDLRKSNPYDIYAELDFKIPIGKTGDCYDRYLIRVEEMYQSLKIIEQCLNKIPTGAIKTSDPKIAPPSRAKMKESMEAMINHFKLYTEGYNVPKGEVYRCVEAPKGEFGVYLYSNGTNKPYRCRIKAPGFAHLQGLDFMAKGHLMADVVTILASLDIVFGEIDR encoded by the coding sequence ATGATTAATACCAATAAAAATATTTCTTCTTTTCCCTCTAATCGCCTCCAAGATACTAACCATAATGAATTAAGTGCAGAGGTCAAGCAGGAAGGTGACAAGAAATCTAATATTACCTTAAATTTTGGCCCTCAACATCCAGCAGCGCATGGAGTACTAAGATTAATTTTAGAAATGGACGGGGAGGTAATTAACAAAGCAGATCCTCATATTGGCTTACTCCATAGAGGAACTGAAAAATTAATTGAGCACAAAACATATCTCCAAGCTATTCCTTACTTTGATCGCCTAGACTATGTATCCCCAATGTGTCAAGAGCATGCTTTTGCTCTAGCCGTTGAAACCTTGTTAAATTGTGAAGTGCCAAGGCGCGCTCAATTTATTCGGGTAATGTTTTCCGAACTCACCCGTATTCTTAACCATATACTTAATATCACTACCCTTGCCCTTGATGTAGGAGCTACTACCCCCTTATTATGGCTATTTGAAGAGCGGGAAAAAATTATGGAATTCTATGAACGGGTATCGGGTTCGAGAATGCATTCAAATTATTTTAGACCTGGGGGCGTTGCCCAAGATTTACCAGATGGGATATTAGAGGATATTAATAATTTCATTAACCAATTCTCTAAAAAATTGCAAGATGTTGAAAGCTTGTTGACTAATAACAGGATTTGGAAACAAAGACTAGTAGATATAGGAGTGGTCAGCCAAAAAGAAGCTATGGATTGGGGATTTTCTGGCCCGCTCCTGAGAGCTTCGGGAATTGCATGGGATCTTAGAAAATCTAATCCTTATGATATATATGCAGAACTAGATTTTAAGATACCAATTGGCAAAACTGGTGATTGCTATGATCGTTATTTAATTAGGGTTGAAGAAATGTATCAATCACTTAAAATAATTGAACAATGCCTTAATAAGATCCCCACTGGTGCTATTAAAACTTCTGATCCTAAAATTGCTCCTCCAAGTAGGGCCAAAATGAAGGAATCAATGGAAGCAATGATTAATCATTTTAAACTTTACACTGAAGGTTATAATGTTCCTAAAGGGGAAGTTTATAGATGTGTAGAAGCACCTAAAGGAGAATTTGGAGTATATTTGTACTCCAATGGCACTAACAAGCCATATAGATGCCGTATTAAAGCACCAGGATTTGCCCACTTACAAGGATTAGATTTTATGGCAAAAGGTCATTTAATGGCAGATGTAGTCACTATCCTTGCTAGCCTTGATATTGTTTTTGGAGAAATTGATCGATGA
- a CDS encoding serine hydrolase: MKYYFTLLMILLLNSAISLAGVQATIAQTTQEYLSSRFLNAAFLFADSNTNLIVGAKGLFSIYGEQLKANQEMAIGASTKPIIAAAILRLQDQGLLNVADKIANYVENEYWPSEKLPKFIKEITIHNLLTHTSGLPEYTNKVSNDLKLSQKENIKNIIKFVFSNLPSTNTQLNKYNYSNSNFILLGMIIEKVSKKDLRKFLHDEFFKPLKMSATKLATFYEAQEMQKNSAVSNYPLRYLVQPNNNSKPKFVLIGSQLSSAANSFLVPYADGGIVSNTFDLIKWHRALHQGKILSENSYRLMTTKHYLVHLKGKSATGTDVLDDVSSGKKNLIINLNQKLHTTYTGYGIFIAELNDKDILIHHPGGSTGFGVRSEVGYIPSKDFYFAILSNVVVQIPKDGELKVDMNNIANQLDISYFREAIINAIIYNDAKI; encoded by the coding sequence ATGAAGTATTATTTTACTTTATTGATGATATTATTGCTAAATAGTGCTATAAGCTTGGCGGGCGTCCAAGCTACAATAGCACAAACCACGCAGGAATATTTATCAAGTCGTTTTTTAAATGCCGCCTTTTTATTTGCTGATAGTAACACTAATTTAATAGTAGGAGCCAAAGGCCTGTTTTCAATATACGGAGAACAGCTTAAGGCTAATCAGGAAATGGCTATTGGGGCTTCAACAAAGCCTATTATAGCTGCGGCGATATTAAGATTACAAGATCAGGGATTACTTAATGTAGCAGATAAAATTGCTAACTATGTTGAGAATGAATATTGGCCTAGTGAGAAGTTACCTAAGTTTATAAAAGAAATAACTATTCATAATCTTTTAACGCATACTAGCGGTTTACCAGAATATACTAATAAAGTTAGTAATGACTTAAAGCTATCTCAAAAAGAAAATATTAAGAATATAATAAAATTTGTCTTTTCCAACCTGCCTTCTACAAATACTCAGCTAAATAAATATAATTATAGTAATAGCAACTTTATTCTCTTAGGTATGATTATTGAAAAAGTCAGTAAGAAAGATTTAAGGAAATTTTTACATGATGAATTTTTTAAGCCATTAAAAATGAGTGCCACTAAATTAGCTACCTTTTATGAAGCGCAAGAAATGCAAAAAAATTCTGCCGTATCAAATTATCCTTTACGCTATCTAGTGCAACCTAATAACAACAGTAAGCCTAAATTTGTATTAATCGGTTCCCAGCTTTCATCTGCTGCTAATTCTTTCCTTGTGCCCTATGCGGATGGAGGGATAGTTTCCAATACATTTGATCTTATTAAATGGCATAGGGCTCTTCACCAAGGAAAAATATTATCAGAAAATTCTTATAGGCTGATGACTACTAAACATTATTTGGTTCACTTAAAAGGAAAAAGCGCAACTGGCACTGATGTATTAGATGATGTGTCTAGTGGTAAGAAAAATTTAATAATTAATCTTAATCAAAAACTACATACAACATATACAGGGTATGGTATTTTTATTGCAGAACTAAATGATAAGGATATCTTGATTCATCATCCAGGAGGTAGTACAGGATTTGGAGTACGAAGCGAAGTAGGGTATATACCTTCTAAGGATTTTTATTTCGCAATATTGAGTAATGTTGTTGTACAGATTCCTAAAGATGGGGAGCTAAAAGTGGATATGAATAATATTGCTAACCAATTAGATATATCTTACTTTAGAGAAGCAATTATTAATGCGATAATTTATAATGACGCGAAAATTTAG
- the nuoE gene encoding NADH-quinone oxidoreductase subunit NuoE has translation MNNQPLNFSFNDENLKKAQNIIMKYPEKKQKSAILPLLDLAQRQMNGWLPRVSIEYVADLLGLPFIRAYEVATFYTMFNLKPVGQYHIQICGTTPCWLRGSDMITNICKQELGINFGELTADKKFSLTEVECLGACVNAPVVQINDDFFEDLNAEKMQALITKLKHE, from the coding sequence ATGAATAATCAACCATTAAATTTTAGCTTTAATGATGAAAACTTAAAAAAAGCTCAAAATATCATTATGAAATATCCAGAAAAGAAGCAAAAAAGTGCTATTCTGCCTTTACTAGATCTTGCTCAACGACAGATGAATGGATGGTTACCTAGAGTGTCTATAGAATATGTAGCAGATTTACTTGGTTTACCTTTTATCAGGGCCTATGAAGTGGCAACATTTTATACTATGTTTAATTTAAAACCAGTCGGCCAATATCATATACAAATTTGTGGGACCACTCCTTGCTGGCTAAGAGGTAGTGACATGATCACCAATATCTGTAAACAGGAACTGGGCATTAATTTTGGTGAATTAACTGCGGATAAAAAATTCAGTCTGACAGAAGTGGAGTGTCTTGGTGCTTGTGTTAATGCGCCCGTGGTGCAAATTAATGATGACTTTTTTGAAGATCTCAATGCAGAAAAGATGCAAGCATTGATTACTAAATTAAAGCATGAATGA